In the Streptomyces sp. cg36 genome, one interval contains:
- a CDS encoding cobalamin B12-binding domain-containing protein has product MGVTGPIRVVVAKPGLDGHDRGAKVIARALRDAGMEVIYTGLHQTPEQIVDTAIQEDADAIGLSILSGAHNTLFAKVLELLKERDAEDIKVFGGGIIPEADIPPLKALGVAEIFTPGATTTSIVEWVNENVREATGA; this is encoded by the coding sequence ATGGGTGTGACCGGTCCGATCCGCGTGGTGGTGGCCAAGCCGGGGCTCGACGGGCACGACCGGGGCGCCAAGGTCATCGCGCGGGCGCTGCGCGACGCCGGTATGGAGGTCATCTACACCGGGCTGCACCAGACGCCCGAGCAGATCGTCGACACCGCCATCCAGGAGGACGCCGACGCGATCGGCCTCTCGATCCTCTCGGGCGCCCACAACACGCTGTTCGCCAAGGTCCTGGAGCTCCTGAAGGAACGTGACGCGGAGGACATCAAGGTCTTCGGCGGCGGCATCATCCCGGAGGCCGACATCCCGCCGCTGAAGGCGCTCGGCGTGGCGGAGATCTTCACCCCGGGTGCGACGACGACGTCGATCGTGGAGTGGGTCAACGAGAACGTCCGCGAGGCAACGGGAGCCTGA
- a CDS encoding esterase/lipase family protein translates to MPFLQLLPPCLRRAWVSAALLRATALELAVLAGHLVLYPSGVAPEHPAPEHPTPEGPDVSSGDTPQLPTGAPARRPVVLLHGFIDNRSVFVLLRRSLSRHGWRHLESLNYSPLTCDIRAAAELLGRHVEKISARTGQPRVDIVGHSLGGLIARYYVQRLGGDARVHTLVTLGTPHAGTRSAHLVSAHPIVRQMCPGSAVVEELRSPAPGCRTRFVSFWSDLDTLMVPVETARIDHPDLHVQNVRVSGIGHLALPVHPAVAAGIREALAAREETAEGPTAFSVA, encoded by the coding sequence GTGCCGTTCCTTCAGCTCCTTCCGCCGTGCCTGCGCCGCGCCTGGGTCTCCGCCGCGCTGCTGCGCGCCACCGCGCTGGAGCTCGCCGTCCTCGCCGGCCATCTCGTCCTCTATCCGTCCGGCGTGGCCCCCGAACACCCGGCACCCGAACATCCGACGCCCGAGGGCCCGGACGTCTCCTCCGGCGACACGCCGCAGCTGCCGACGGGCGCCCCGGCCCGGCGGCCCGTGGTGCTGCTGCACGGCTTCATCGACAACCGCTCGGTCTTCGTCCTGCTGCGCCGCTCGCTCTCCCGGCACGGCTGGCGCCACCTCGAATCGCTCAACTACTCGCCGCTCACCTGCGACATCCGGGCCGCCGCCGAACTTCTCGGGCGCCATGTCGAGAAGATCAGTGCCCGTACCGGCCAGCCGCGGGTGGACATCGTCGGGCACAGCCTGGGCGGCCTGATCGCCCGTTACTACGTACAGCGCCTCGGCGGCGACGCGCGGGTGCACACGCTGGTCACGCTGGGCACCCCGCATGCGGGTACGCGCTCGGCGCACCTCGTCAGCGCGCATCCGATCGTCCGCCAGATGTGCCCCGGTTCGGCGGTGGTGGAGGAGTTGCGGAGCCCCGCGCCCGGGTGCCGGACGCGTTTCGTGAGTTTCTGGAGCGACCTCGACACGCTGATGGTCCCGGTGGAGACGGCCCGGATCGACCACCCCGATCTGCATGTACAGAACGTCCGGGTGTCGGGCATCGGGCATCTGGCGCTGCCGGTGCATCCGGCCGTGGCGGCGGGCATACGGGAGGCGTTGGCGGCCCGGGAGGAGACGGCCGAGGGCCCGACGGCGTTCTCGGTGGCGTGA
- a CDS encoding AAA family ATPase: protein MSETGFAGLGAATGAGVEAGAAQALRPHAEQAFAHELTALAAADDRPRPARWQLSPWAVATYLLGGSLPDGTVITPKYVGPRRIVEVAVTTLATDRALLLLGVPGTAKTWVSEHLAAAVSGDSTLLVQGTAGTPEEAIRYGWNYAQLLAHGPSRAALVPSPVMRAMAEGMTARVEELTRIPADVQDTLITILSEKTLPIPELGQETQAVRGFNLIATANDRDRGVNELSSALRRRFNTVVLPLPATAEEEVDIVARRVDQLGRSLDLPAVPDGMAEIRRVVTVFRELRDGVTDDGRTKLKSPSGTLSTAEAISVVTGGLALAAHFGDGVLRAGDMAAGILGAVVRDPAADRLVWQEYLETVVRERDGWKDFYRACREVSA, encoded by the coding sequence ATGTCCGAAACCGGTTTCGCGGGGCTCGGGGCAGCGACCGGGGCGGGCGTCGAGGCGGGCGCCGCCCAGGCCCTGCGCCCGCACGCCGAGCAGGCGTTCGCGCACGAACTGACGGCGCTGGCCGCCGCCGACGACCGGCCCCGGCCCGCCCGCTGGCAGCTCTCGCCATGGGCGGTCGCCACGTACCTCCTCGGCGGCTCCCTGCCCGACGGCACGGTGATCACCCCGAAGTACGTGGGCCCGCGCCGCATCGTCGAGGTGGCCGTCACCACGCTCGCCACCGACCGGGCCCTGCTCCTGCTCGGCGTCCCCGGCACGGCCAAGACATGGGTCTCCGAGCATCTGGCCGCCGCCGTCAGCGGCGACTCCACGCTGCTCGTGCAGGGCACGGCGGGCACCCCGGAAGAGGCGATCCGGTACGGGTGGAACTACGCGCAACTGCTCGCGCACGGCCCCAGCCGGGCCGCCCTGGTGCCCAGCCCGGTCATGCGGGCCATGGCCGAGGGGATGACGGCCCGGGTCGAGGAGCTCACCCGGATCCCCGCCGACGTCCAGGACACGCTGATCACGATCCTGTCCGAGAAGACCCTGCCGATCCCGGAGCTGGGACAGGAGACGCAGGCGGTGCGCGGCTTCAACCTGATCGCCACGGCCAACGACCGGGACCGGGGGGTCAACGAACTCTCCAGCGCCCTGCGCCGCCGCTTCAACACGGTGGTGCTGCCGCTGCCGGCCACCGCCGAGGAGGAGGTCGACATCGTCGCGCGCCGCGTCGACCAGCTCGGCCGCTCGCTCGACCTGCCCGCCGTGCCCGACGGCATGGCGGAGATCCGCCGCGTGGTGACGGTCTTCCGCGAACTGCGCGACGGAGTGACGGACGACGGCCGGACCAAGCTCAAATCCCCCTCCGGGACGCTCTCCACGGCCGAGGCGATCTCCGTGGTGACGGGCGGCCTGGCGCTCGCGGCGCACTTCGGGGACGGCGTGCTGCGCGCGGGCGACATGGCGGCGGGCATCCTGGGCGCGGTCGTCCGGGACCCGGCGGCGGACCGGCTGGTCTGGCAGGAGTACCTGGAGACGGTCGTGCGTGAGCGGGACGGCTGGAAGGACTTCTACCGGGCCTGCCGCGAGGTGTCGGCATGA
- a CDS encoding DUF5682 family protein produces MTGPAPVGPVSADPAAPPPGPWLLGVRHHGPGSARAVRAVLEAARPRAVLIEGPPEADALLALAADPAMRPPVALLAHVVDDPRRASFWPMAEFSPEWVALRWALEAGAEVRFIDLPAAHSLAAPEERTRDERERTHEEQGQGRESGRELNPDLNPDHQCGQGPESGQGAGLGTEPGPGAGSGSGPRAGAEPGPGTGLGAESGPEAGPESGPGTGSEPDPGTGSASRPGPGRGFGPEATAVEAGSLRLDPLGALAGAAGYDDPESWWEDVVEHRVGAARTDPYGPFEVLGEAMAALREVYGDGGHARDLVREAYMRKQLRSARRAFGDEVAVVCGAWHVPALAARTTAAADQALLKGLPKVKAELTWVPWTHRRLARRSGYGAGVDSPGWYGHLFAAPDRPVERWMTKVAGLLRAEDRPVSSAHVIEAVRLAGTLAALRGRPLPGLTETTDAVRAVMCEGSDVPLALVHDRLVVGDVLGEVPDGAPAVPLQRDLTRTQRTLRLKPEAAERELDLDLRKETDAARSRLLHRLCLLGVGWGEQAAGRGSTGTFRESWRLSWEPELSVRVAEAGVWGTTVLAAATARAEAAAGAATVLGEITSLAERCLLAGLGDALPVVMRALADRAALDTDVAHLAQALPALARTLRYGDVRGTGTEALGEVAAGLAERVCVGLPPACTGLDADGATEMRRRIDDVHAAMALLADAPAGGPGLRDRWTAVLARVAGRDSVPGEIRGRAVRLLLDEGRLAGGEAERHMGLALSAGTPPGDAAAWIEGFVGGASGGGMLLVHDERLLALVDTWLTGVPADAFTDVLPLLRRTFSAYEPGVRRTLGELVRRGPGGTGPSPAATAVPGFGPGFDEERADAVEPLLRLLLGADGANTGGRRAAAGRDIRNTDLMGAGQ; encoded by the coding sequence ATGACGGGCCCGGCCCCGGTGGGCCCGGTCTCGGCGGACCCGGCCGCGCCGCCGCCCGGCCCCTGGCTGCTCGGGGTGCGCCACCACGGCCCGGGCTCGGCGCGGGCCGTGCGGGCGGTGCTGGAGGCGGCGCGGCCCCGGGCGGTGCTGATCGAGGGGCCGCCCGAGGCCGACGCGCTGCTCGCGCTGGCCGCCGACCCCGCGATGCGCCCGCCGGTCGCCCTGCTCGCGCATGTGGTGGACGACCCGCGCCGGGCGTCGTTCTGGCCGATGGCGGAGTTCTCGCCGGAGTGGGTGGCGCTGCGGTGGGCCCTGGAGGCGGGCGCGGAGGTCCGCTTCATCGACCTCCCGGCGGCCCACTCCCTCGCGGCGCCGGAGGAGCGCACGCGGGACGAGCGGGAGCGGACCCATGAGGAGCAGGGGCAAGGACGGGAGTCGGGGCGCGAGTTGAACCCCGACTTGAACCCCGACCATCAGTGCGGGCAGGGCCCGGAGTCCGGGCAGGGGGCGGGGCTTGGAACCGAGCCTGGGCCGGGGGCTGGATCCGGGTCCGGGCCGAGGGCCGGAGCCGAACCTGGGCCGGGGACTGGGCTCGGGGCCGAGTCCGGGCCGGAGGCTGGCCCCGAATCCGGACCGGGGACGGGATCCGAGCCCGATCCGGGGACCGGATCCGCATCCCGGCCGGGGCCCGGGCGCGGCTTCGGCCCGGAGGCGACGGCGGTCGAGGCCGGCTCCCTCCGCCTCGACCCCCTCGGCGCGCTCGCCGGGGCCGCCGGGTACGACGACCCTGAGTCCTGGTGGGAGGACGTGGTGGAGCACCGCGTCGGCGCCGCGCGCACGGACCCGTACGGCCCGTTCGAGGTCCTGGGCGAGGCCATGGCCGCGTTGCGCGAGGTGTACGGGGACGGCGGCCACGCGCGCGACCTGGTCCGCGAGGCGTACATGCGCAAGCAACTGCGGTCAGCGCGGCGGGCGTTCGGGGACGAGGTCGCGGTGGTGTGCGGTGCCTGGCACGTGCCCGCGCTCGCCGCCCGGACCACGGCCGCCGCCGACCAGGCACTCCTCAAGGGCCTCCCCAAGGTCAAGGCCGAGCTGACCTGGGTGCCCTGGACCCACCGCCGCCTCGCCCGCCGCAGCGGCTACGGCGCGGGCGTCGACTCGCCCGGGTGGTACGGCCACCTCTTCGCCGCCCCGGACCGGCCGGTGGAACGGTGGATGACCAAGGTCGCCGGGCTGCTGCGCGCCGAGGACCGGCCGGTGTCGTCCGCCCATGTGATCGAGGCGGTACGGCTCGCGGGGACGCTGGCCGCCCTGCGCGGGCGCCCGCTGCCGGGCCTGACCGAGACCACGGACGCGGTGCGGGCGGTGATGTGCGAGGGCTCGGACGTACCGCTCGCCCTCGTTCACGACCGGCTCGTGGTCGGGGACGTGCTCGGCGAGGTCCCGGACGGCGCCCCGGCCGTACCCCTGCAGCGCGACCTCACCCGCACCCAGCGCACCCTGCGGCTCAAACCGGAGGCGGCGGAGCGGGAGTTGGACCTCGACCTGCGCAAGGAGACCGACGCCGCGCGCAGCCGGCTGCTCCACCGGCTGTGCCTCCTGGGCGTCGGCTGGGGCGAGCAGGCGGCGGGCCGGGGCAGCACCGGAACCTTCCGGGAGAGCTGGCGGCTGAGCTGGGAGCCGGAGCTCTCGGTGCGGGTCGCCGAGGCCGGGGTGTGGGGCACGACCGTGCTGGCCGCCGCCACCGCGCGCGCCGAGGCGGCGGCCGGGGCGGCGACCGTCCTGGGGGAGATCACCTCGCTCGCCGAGCGGTGCCTGCTGGCCGGACTCGGTGACGCGCTCCCGGTGGTGATGCGCGCGCTCGCCGACCGCGCCGCGCTCGACACCGACGTGGCCCATCTCGCCCAGGCCCTGCCCGCCCTGGCCCGCACCCTGCGCTACGGGGACGTGCGGGGCACCGGGACCGAGGCCCTGGGAGAGGTCGCGGCCGGGCTCGCCGAGCGGGTCTGCGTCGGCCTGCCGCCCGCCTGTACGGGCCTGGACGCGGACGGCGCCACCGAGATGCGCCGCCGGATCGACGACGTGCACGCGGCCATGGCCCTGCTCGCGGACGCGCCCGCCGGAGGGCCGGGCCTGCGCGACCGCTGGACGGCCGTGCTCGCCCGAGTCGCCGGGCGGGACTCGGTCCCGGGCGAGATCCGGGGGCGGGCGGTGCGGCTGCTGCTGGACGAGGGGCGGCTCGCCGGCGGCGAGGCCGAGCGGCACATGGGCCTCGCGCTGTCGGCCGGGACGCCGCCGGGCGACGCGGCGGCCTGGATAGAGGGGTTCGTCGGGGGCGCGTCGGGCGGCGGGATGCTGCTGGTCCACGACGAGCGGCTGCTCGCCCTGGTCGACACCTGGCTGACCGGTGTCCCGGCTGACGCGTTCACCGATGTGCTGCCCCTGCTGCGGCGCACGTTCTCGGCGTACGAGCCGGGGGTCCGCCGCACGCTGGGCGAGCTGGTCCGGCGCGGCCCGGGCGGCACCGGTCCCTCCCCGGCGGCCACCGCTGTCCCCGGCTTCGGCCCGGGGTTCGACGAGGAGCGCGCCGACGCGGTGGAGCCGCTGCTGCGTCTGCTGCTGGGCGCGGACGGTGCCAACACCGGGGGCCGGAGGGCAGCCGCCGGCCGGGACATCAGGAACACGGACCTCATGGGGGCGGGCCAGTGA
- a CDS encoding DUF5691 domain-containing protein, with product MLGTERRPGAGGPGGLLDEAARWTVRRRAGLVPAPAPVQPGRAPEDRRPSLPSAARRRLAQLLADRSAPAHSGGRRGAAPDLAELLPQWLSTATEHGFRAPSELLPALLDAARARTDLRPQALAFAGPRGLWLARLNPEWRFALRGGPGSAVLPDASDEEAVRRLWDEGLFAERVALLAAVRAHGPGAARELLASTWTAERAEDRLLFLDSLRDGLSDDDEPFLERALADRSRNVRATAAELLSALPASALAGRMAVRAASCVALDRSGDAEARIAVEAPHECDAGMQRDGVAPKPPTGRGERSWWLGQLVEAAPLGSWTARLGGRSAREIVAMPVADEWGDELHAAWCRAAVRQRDAEWSRALLGTPSAPPGGNAGTISLAERAKLLSTLREEERAEWVAAFIQAHGLSEAFQLLGVCLVPWSAGLGRAVVDALEIARDAGSYPWSFSGVMGLAERCLNPDEAPRLEALTAIPPEDEGASPGSGSYWAEAFQRLVGTLRLRAAMRAELGG from the coding sequence CTGCTGGGGACGGAGCGGCGGCCGGGGGCGGGTGGGCCCGGGGGGCTGCTCGACGAGGCCGCGCGGTGGACCGTGCGGCGCCGGGCCGGACTGGTGCCCGCGCCCGCGCCCGTACAGCCCGGGCGGGCGCCGGAGGACCGGCGGCCGTCGCTGCCGTCCGCCGCGCGGCGACGCCTGGCCCAGTTGCTGGCGGACCGGTCGGCGCCCGCGCACTCCGGGGGGCGGCGCGGGGCGGCGCCGGATCTGGCGGAGTTGCTGCCGCAGTGGCTGAGCACGGCGACCGAGCACGGGTTCCGGGCGCCGTCCGAGCTGTTGCCCGCGCTGCTGGACGCGGCCCGTGCGCGTACGGATCTGCGGCCCCAGGCGCTGGCGTTCGCCGGGCCGCGCGGGCTGTGGCTGGCCCGGCTCAACCCGGAGTGGCGCTTCGCGCTGCGCGGCGGCCCGGGCAGCGCCGTCCTCCCCGATGCCTCGGACGAGGAGGCGGTGCGGAGGCTGTGGGACGAGGGGTTGTTCGCCGAGCGGGTGGCGCTGCTCGCGGCGGTGCGCGCGCACGGGCCGGGCGCGGCGCGGGAGTTGCTCGCCTCGACCTGGACGGCCGAGCGGGCCGAGGACCGGCTGCTGTTCCTCGACTCACTGCGGGACGGCCTGTCGGACGACGACGAGCCGTTCCTGGAGCGGGCGCTGGCGGACCGCAGCCGCAACGTACGGGCCACCGCCGCCGAGCTGCTGTCCGCGCTGCCCGCGTCCGCGCTGGCCGGGCGGATGGCGGTCCGGGCGGCGTCCTGTGTCGCGCTCGACCGGTCGGGGGACGCGGAGGCGCGGATAGCGGTCGAGGCGCCGCACGAGTGCGATGCGGGGATGCAGCGGGACGGGGTGGCCCCCAAGCCTCCGACCGGCCGGGGCGAACGGTCGTGGTGGCTCGGCCAGTTAGTGGAGGCGGCACCGCTCGGGAGCTGGACGGCGCGGCTGGGGGGACGTTCGGCGCGGGAGATCGTGGCCATGCCGGTCGCCGACGAGTGGGGCGACGAGCTGCACGCGGCGTGGTGCCGGGCGGCGGTGCGGCAGCGGGACGCGGAGTGGTCGCGCGCGCTGCTCGGCACGCCGTCGGCGCCGCCGGGCGGCAACGCCGGGACCATATCGCTGGCCGAGCGGGCCAAGCTGCTGTCGACGCTGCGCGAGGAGGAACGGGCTGAGTGGGTCGCGGCGTTCATCCAGGCACACGGGCTGTCGGAGGCGTTCCAGTTGCTCGGGGTCTGCCTGGTGCCGTGGTCGGCGGGGCTCGGCCGGGCGGTGGTGGACGCACTGGAGATCGCCCGGGACGCGGGAAGCTACCCCTGGAGCTTCAGCGGGGTGATGGGCCTGGCGGAGCGCTGCCTGAACCCGGACGAGGCGCCCCGCCTGGAGGCCCTGACGGCGATACCCCCGGAGGACGAGGGAGCGTCACCGGGGTCGGGCAGCTACTGGGCGGAGGCGTTCCAACGCCTGGTCGGAACGCTCCGGCTGAGGGCGGCGATGCGGGCGGAGCTGGGGGGTTAG
- a CDS encoding M23 family metallopeptidase, which produces MTDQHAHAGYAGYDGHSTADATGALHTGPLLGDLSGGYDAAHTGTYDTGQWNAYGAQQYQHSYDTTGQWTIPTQSGAPDVTGQWDAGAWNQAQQTGQFETTAFAYDAAYDTTGQWSVPGAGYASGTYGDASTYDETGTYSTAAWNTGAAATMATAVAEHPSHDLAGHDLGGHEHSAHGLSAHESAAHGLAPHEQTPEHPEKPVESTAQFPALDLDSEEFGDFASADLGAAEAFEPADRGDDPRPEGGLEAVGAGAAPAPLSRRSAASGRSRRRSPAKRSALLTVAVPSVCVMGVAGVAAASVSGLGGESKDDATAVTASDPSSVKPVAANSKLDTQLANLSAEAGNFADRASRTQERIDLKARQDAEKQRKADAAARKEAARPKFVLPVTQKGLSAYFGQGGAHWMSVHTGIDFPVDRGTPVMSAIDGTIRTQWNDAYGNMAIVTGADGTETWYCHLSTTKLRSGPVKAGEVIAYSGDSGNSTGPHLHFEVRPGGGSPIDPLPWLRSHGLDPT; this is translated from the coding sequence GTGACTGACCAGCACGCCCACGCCGGGTACGCCGGATACGACGGCCATTCCACGGCGGACGCCACCGGTGCCCTCCACACCGGTCCGCTCCTCGGTGATCTCTCCGGCGGCTACGACGCGGCCCACACCGGCACGTACGACACGGGCCAGTGGAACGCCTACGGCGCGCAGCAGTACCAGCACTCCTACGACACCACCGGTCAGTGGACGATCCCGACGCAGTCGGGCGCCCCCGACGTGACCGGGCAGTGGGACGCCGGCGCCTGGAACCAGGCCCAGCAGACGGGGCAGTTCGAGACCACCGCGTTCGCCTACGACGCCGCGTACGACACGACCGGGCAGTGGTCCGTGCCCGGCGCCGGGTACGCGAGCGGGACGTACGGCGACGCCTCGACGTACGACGAGACCGGTACGTACAGCACGGCCGCCTGGAACACCGGGGCGGCGGCCACCATGGCGACCGCCGTGGCCGAGCACCCGTCGCACGACCTCGCCGGGCACGACCTCGGCGGACACGAGCACTCCGCACACGGCCTCTCCGCGCACGAATCCGCCGCGCACGGCCTCGCCCCGCACGAGCAGACTCCGGAGCATCCGGAGAAGCCGGTGGAGAGCACCGCCCAGTTCCCCGCGCTCGACCTCGACTCCGAGGAGTTCGGGGACTTCGCCTCGGCGGACCTCGGTGCGGCCGAGGCGTTCGAGCCGGCGGACCGGGGTGACGACCCGCGCCCCGAGGGCGGGTTGGAGGCCGTGGGCGCCGGGGCCGCGCCCGCCCCGCTCTCCCGTCGCTCCGCCGCGAGCGGCCGCAGCCGTCGGCGCAGCCCCGCCAAGCGGTCCGCGCTGCTGACCGTCGCGGTGCCGTCGGTGTGCGTGATGGGGGTCGCCGGAGTCGCGGCGGCGTCCGTGAGCGGGCTCGGCGGCGAGAGCAAGGACGACGCCACGGCCGTGACCGCGTCCGACCCGTCGTCGGTCAAGCCGGTCGCCGCCAACAGCAAGCTGGACACCCAGCTCGCCAACCTGAGCGCGGAAGCGGGCAACTTCGCCGACCGCGCCAGCCGTACGCAGGAACGTATCGACCTCAAGGCCCGCCAGGACGCCGAGAAGCAGCGCAAGGCGGACGCGGCGGCGCGCAAGGAGGCCGCGCGCCCCAAGTTCGTGCTGCCGGTGACGCAGAAGGGGCTCAGCGCCTACTTCGGCCAGGGCGGCGCCCACTGGATGTCGGTGCACACCGGCATCGACTTCCCGGTCGACCGGGGCACCCCGGTGATGTCCGCGATCGACGGCACCATCCGTACGCAGTGGAACGACGCGTACGGCAACATGGCGATAGTGACCGGCGCCGACGGCACCGAGACCTGGTACTGCCACCTCTCGACCACCAAGCTGCGCTCGGGCCCGGTCAAGGCCGGTGAGGTCATCGCGTACTCCGGCGACTCGGGCAACTCCACCGGCCCGCACCTGCACTTCGAGGTGCGGCCGGGCGGCGGGTCGCCGATAGACCCGCTGCCGTGGCTGCGCAGCCACGGGCTCGACCCGACCTAG
- a CDS encoding SWIM zinc finger family protein: MNQQGVRWTAEQVLALAPDDASRKAGGRLAAAGPWSQGGCDNSSVWGLCEGGGGSPYRTVVDTGGLGFRCSCPSRKFPCKHALGLLLLWATDERAVPQGEAPEWAAPWLEERRARAGRKEEGDAPAQTRTADPEAARRRAERRAERVTAGATELEQRLADLLRGGLAAAERPGYGLWEETAARMVDAQAPGLAGRVREFGAIPGTGPGWPVRLLEECALLHLLDRAWLGRDGLPEPLAATVRARVGLPASPQGPPVRDLWRVLAQYDTGDAKLTTRRIWLYGQESGRSALLLDFGAAGRAPELGLPVGMAVDAELTPYPGGGQARAALGERFGPPVAAGAPPPGGSTTAALERYGRALRDDPWLDSCPATLAGVVPIPPRNEEDTWQLADTDGDFALPVASGPVTRAGLWKLVALSGGGPTTVFGECGHRGFTPLAAWPTDEDEDGEKEGGGARTVRLL; encoded by the coding sequence ATGAATCAGCAGGGGGTGCGCTGGACTGCGGAACAGGTGCTGGCACTGGCTCCTGACGATGCGTCACGCAAAGCGGGGGGACGGCTCGCGGCGGCCGGGCCGTGGTCGCAGGGCGGCTGTGACAACTCAAGCGTGTGGGGGCTGTGCGAGGGCGGCGGGGGAAGTCCCTACCGGACGGTGGTCGACACGGGCGGGCTCGGCTTCCGGTGCAGTTGCCCGAGCCGCAAGTTCCCGTGCAAGCACGCGCTGGGGCTGCTGCTGCTCTGGGCCACGGACGAGCGGGCGGTGCCGCAGGGGGAGGCGCCCGAGTGGGCCGCGCCGTGGCTGGAGGAGCGGCGGGCGCGGGCCGGACGGAAGGAGGAGGGGGACGCCCCGGCGCAGACGCGGACCGCCGACCCGGAGGCGGCCCGGCGCCGGGCCGAACGGCGGGCCGAGCGGGTCACGGCCGGGGCGACCGAGCTGGAGCAGCGCCTGGCGGACCTGCTGCGCGGCGGCCTGGCGGCGGCCGAGCGGCCGGGGTACGGACTGTGGGAGGAGACGGCCGCGCGCATGGTCGACGCGCAGGCGCCCGGACTCGCGGGTCGGGTACGGGAGTTTGGGGCGATACCGGGCACGGGGCCCGGCTGGCCGGTGCGGCTCCTGGAGGAGTGCGCGCTGCTGCATCTGCTGGACCGCGCCTGGCTGGGCCGGGACGGGCTGCCGGAGCCGCTGGCAGCCACCGTCCGCGCGCGCGTCGGGCTGCCCGCCTCGCCGCAGGGCCCGCCGGTGCGTGACCTGTGGCGGGTCCTCGCCCAGTACGACACGGGCGACGCCAAACTGACGACGCGCCGGATATGGCTGTACGGGCAGGAGTCGGGCCGCTCGGCGCTGCTGCTCGACTTCGGCGCGGCGGGCCGGGCGCCCGAGCTCGGCCTCCCGGTGGGCATGGCCGTCGACGCCGAGCTCACGCCGTACCCGGGGGGCGGCCAGGCGCGCGCGGCCCTGGGCGAGCGGTTCGGGCCGCCGGTCGCGGCCGGGGCCCCGCCACCGGGCGGTTCGACGACGGCCGCGTTGGAGCGGTACGGACGGGCCCTGCGGGACGACCCGTGGCTGGACTCCTGTCCGGCCACCCTGGCGGGCGTCGTCCCGATACCGCCGCGGAACGAGGAGGACACCTGGCAACTGGCCGACACAGACGGGGACTTCGCGCTGCCCGTCGCTTCCGGCCCGGTGACCCGGGCGGGCCTGTGGAAGCTGGTCGCCCTCTCCGGAGGCGGCCCGACCACAGTCTTCGGCGAATGCGGCCACCGGGGTTTCACCCCACTCGCCGCCTGGCCGACGGACGAGGACGAGGACGGCGAGAAGGAGGGGGGCGGGGCGCGGACGGTGCGGCTGCTGTGA